Part of the Leguminivora glycinivorella isolate SPB_JAAS2020 chromosome 27, LegGlyc_1.1, whole genome shotgun sequence genome, acttgtcggcctcccctctgttcctgcactcaccctgtcgctcgcactcccccgaccggcgccccgcgcccccgctatatccattaaaggcttcctaacaacgCTTTAAGAGCTATAACGTATtagtgggtgcgcggggcgccggctgggggctggcatcttttatgtagggttttaaagatctatgcacgactctgtaaatgacgaataacactacgggagtagaaaaaacgtTATACGAAATATATAATCATGTCTCAAATAGTACAAAAGAGCATGTTCAAGAAAAAAGTTCAAGTGTGGCTGTGACTTTTGGAAAATAGATGTAAAGTTACAaaattatacagggtgtttctTGTAATACGATCAAATAATTAAACATAGATTTTACTCACCAAACGATGAATGATAACTACTTTTGTTCAGCAACTTTGAGAAGTGATGAAATATTTAGATCTtacatttttcatacaaattgaaTATTACGTTACGTTTAACGAACGCTATCATTATTGTATTGACTTTACCTGTCGCGATTTAAACGTAACGAAATTCGCAACACTTATATTGCGTCCTAAAAAAAGGTCTGTCAAGCGTCTATAAAGGTGAAAAAATTagaatacttacctacttatccatactaatgttataaatgggaaagtgtgtgtgtctgtttgtttgtccgtctttcacggcaaaacggagcgacgaattgacatgatttttgaagtgtaggttgaagggatggagagtgacaagctactttttgtctctttctaacgcgagcgaagccgcaaacaaaagctagtattttatatttgaaagTATCTGAACAAACGGCACCCAATTTGTGGAGTTTATCGTAGAGTTTAATGTATTGCTCGTTTTACAAGTAACAGCCTGTATAAATAAACCCTCAATTATAAGGAAGTCGTAAGTTTATGACGTCGGTTGCTATTAAATTATTGTAGGCGTTAAGTCAGTTCTTGCCTTAAATTACTGATTTTGAGAAATTTTCTTCATATGTGCAATGAAAATGGgtcatgttgaaaaaaaaaactacatacatAGTGACCCGATTGAAGTAGTTTTTAATTAATCAGtgattattgtaaatattaaaaaaatgtgataaattGATTATAGCATAGTTAGCTATGGACAAAAATAGTAATAGTAAGTTATTGTATAACTTAAGTTTTGctattttaagtaaaagattaattttaagtgaTTTACTTTACGTTTTTAATAGTTACCTGGTTTTGAagatcttttaaaataaaaaatgcaggtttttttgctttttgtttaagtctttatttttgaaatgaatAATTGTAAAAAATCTAATGAAATACCTACATAACGATAACAAATGAAGCAAAAGACAAACGTATCAAATTATttccagtttaaaaaaaataccacttCCATgaattattacttattacaaaaAGTTGATATGTAACTAGGTATTATTATCACTATTATCAGGCTAATATCACATATTatcaaaattatgaaatataaataaaaatccttTAATACCAATACTTTATAAATAGTTTTGTATGATGccattaaatgtaaaattgattCAAAATTGTGATCTTCTGAATACTGTGATAACGAATACAATAAAACAAGATTACTAtgaacattatttattatttatttttacaactTTATCCCATTGTGTTGTGTTACTTGGTATCTATTTGACGATGTTTATCTTACAAAGATAAGGGTAAGTACTTGGGTACTTGAGCGTggggcaaagacatatgtaactccgtatagacagctacagtctatgaaaaaacgtacctcagaaccatatagaaaaacggtgccctagatggcgttacacctttgggagacgctcggctagatggtgctaatattaatatttgacattttaaaacatatcaaaaagCTGAAATATCTTCTAATTAAACATTGTCAAACctggaccatttaatactagactgatatagcccatacaaaaagcccatacaaaaaagcgtacccctgaaaaaagcttagtttttgctttaaaactagatggcgttgtttcgtaacccgggagtggaaaaaaacatattttcacatatatttttacttgtttttatattatactatgaataactatcaaaaaactttattttaatatcaaaatattggctcaaaacacaatttttacaaattatattttttggttggcctcgacgtagttgtgatcgcttcgctggctaagtttgttcgcatgttgtctaattattgccaaataaaatgactagatgacgttggtggactaggaaaatgtcacatccgtttcgttgttcattaatataatatacttagtgataataaacctatatgttgagctcaaatacgttcaacaaaacgcaatcattgtgccaacagatgtgacatctgacatccatgtcacatcacaaatgtcattgtatgatttattgaatattcataatatatggatattaaatattttagaatcgcagcagcaatgcgagtagagatacagaattaataactgtataaattaataattgtatgaccaatgacctcatacataaaattaccagtttaggtgacagaaggcgaatccaatttgtaaacattaaatgtgctaaggaaaagaatctttccgattttcaacgggacacggctgaaggggcgagctggtttcgactgcgcccatgcatctcaattgtccagaaagttcattcgaagatcattttgcttataataatctgagtaatcacagtgaatggtttgacagtatttcagctaacatgtagagagacttgctagcttcgtcggtcaggcttcgtcttggacacaacgcggatagttaggccgccaggtgtggcactttggattacgtttttataataaattaatgatagtttgtattgttttggtaatatattttctactcgtatactactcgtttggtactcgtataaacctaaactgagataataaatgaataaaaggaaataattagtgaaactctgacataagtaataattaatgagactaaatgcgttttcacattatctgatccgatatcggatgtaggactgataccccatacattacaggcgctatattggattttttccatttaaatccttccgacatccgatatcggatcggataatgtgaaaacggactaagacaatagataccttgttagtgttatatacctatgcctatgtatattgtatatcccaccaaaaacattctgtaaaaaatagccgtctcgatggagctgcttgtttatctctaaaaagtaatgaaatctacataaagttccttactgcgatttctttattattatagttaactagccttcgcccgcggcttcgctcgcgttaaattcgaaaatctctccacaaacttccatcctccattctaaggaagtggggggatataaaaagagacaaaaagtagcctatatcactttccatcccttcaactatctccacttaaaaaatcacgtcaatacgtcgctccgttttgccgtgaaagatggacaaacaaacagacacacacactttcctatttataatattagtatggatgttgtgtgacttggccgttgaagtgtagcggtgctggcgacagattggtgcaatggtgtcatggagcacctggttataaacttctgtatacccttgtgtataaagaagtttatacttaagtttcatattcgatggtccgagctaaggttcgtaaagccatgaagccgagctgataatcattgtcgctaaacgccgatcgaaacgcagtctgaagtgggtgataaacgtacggtacgagcaggtatgcgtaggtacttatggctcgacgacctttttcaattgtgtgtcaccgtaagtacgcgtaaaaaccgctgcgcatagtagtcgaccgaccatccaacgcgtacttgctcgtacgcctatcacccacttgacgtcgcgccaacactttatggaaaaagcgggttttcgacaactaccaataagattttaagacattcaaaaatcttcaataatactcaactgtttcggtcgcactcgttcaaatataggataggattggtatgagcgagacggtcaggagattgattgtcaacatgatatctatcataaacaccgttcgaaatggcctcattaaaatctaaattttaaatatattgaaagtaatattactaatcattgacgtcacgctcaaaataaaagagatagaaaatttgacagtatggtactcttttgcatgattgtcataattcaaaataagaacgatggcttgcgttgtaaacagggactgaaacatgacacgggcccctagcgtcatctatatacttttcactgtatcacttgtaatgccgttgaactaccgcgtgcgtatttttaaaaaaaacgtcatttttattcaaatgacactcttagtgacatcttgtgacatagatttacggctaccaacggggtacggtatttagtatggactctgctggtcctttataatcgtccttgcctGTTgaactatttactgttggcaataccaccgcctctccacgctgcacgccgcatcggggattccccaataaacgtttgtatactgaatattaatcaaattaaaatgtacattattgttattgaaacacgttacaactcacgacaAACCGTCATTGTCGAAGTATTTGTTCTTCTGAAAAataaccatatttagaaaaaaaaacaatggtgctcggttttctttcataattctgaaaaaaaaacatttgttttttttttctatttgcaaccctactaCTGTATGTTGTTGTCCTCTCTACCTGCTGGGAAATtgcaaaccaaaaaaaaaatactttaaaactGTTCTCACCTGCCACAGCAAGGGAAGTCCCAAAACTTCTGCTCACGACCATAATTCTCGCCCTCCTCTATAGTCTGCGGCATAGTTTTTCCCATGGACTCTGGCAGGAAGAGGCATAGAGTTCCGCCTATGATACCTAAAGCACCCAAAATCAGGAGGGGGATCTCCACAGCTATGGTTGCCTATAACAAAATGACGAAATTTATcatcggaatttatgtgcgaaatgtcatttgatatttgccagtcgcttttcggtgaaggaaagcatcgttaggaaaccggactaattccaataaggtctagtttacccttcggatgGAAGGTCAGtgaaaaactagtgcctgcgccaaaatcttgtgattagttgtcaaagcggaccccaggctcccgtgagccgttgaaaaatgccgggataacgcaaggaggatgatgagttgcCAAAGGGGATAGGGGAAGGTCATAGGTATTATGTTTTTCCTTGTCTTCACTACCCAAAGGTAATCATAAAGCATAGCACGTCCGAAAGTGATCGCTATTGGCCATAAGTTGCTTGTTTTCTATCATAGTTTAAATTATGTTTCATTTGTAGTACTTTATTGGAATGTGCTTACCCTGGGCTCTCACTACTGTAGGTAAATGCATTCTCACTAGACTCGCTTCTATGGGAAGGTACTCACCATGTAAATGATGTATGGATATCAATGAGAGGTACGAGTAAACCCTACGTCCTCACTGCTGTAGGCCTACTAAAGACATAATACTATAAGAATGTCATCATGTAAACAATATAAGGAACCAGTATAGTAGCCACATTTCCCACGATATGAATCAGAGCTAGACCCTGCGCTCTCACTACTGTAGTTATATGTATTCTCACTAGACTCACTTCTATGGGTACTTAccatataaacaatgtatggcaCCAGTATAGTAGCCACATATCCCATGATATGTATGAGAGCTAAGCCCTGGGCTCTCACTACTGTGGGTAGCAACTCAGCTGCATACTGCATTCCAATATTGTACGATATGTTTACGGCGAAGCGGCCTACGATGGCTAGGGACGCTGAGGGTATGCCTGGGGAAGATGTAACATATCCGTAAATACCTTGTAACAATAATGACTGTAGAGAAcgccttctggcattaagttcacgtttttcataattattattacgcaTTGACGAAAACAATGAAGGTAATGTTTTACATGAATGTTATAAATATAGGTAAGTATTCTTAGGCCTATCAtttcatatttgccagtcgctttttggtgaaggaaaacatcgtgaggaaaccggactaattccaataaggtctagtttactcttcgggttggaaggtctttcgcaaaaactagtgcctacgcttaatcttgagattagttgtcaaagcggaccccaggctcccatgagccgtggcaaatgccgggataacgcaaggaggatgatgttgaTTCTTAGGTCTATCAGAATAAACTAGTAGtgatataatagttatttgttatacaagggggcaaagttgtattttaacgccgagtgtggaattgaaaaacgagcaagtgaaaggattctatagttgaaccacgagcgaagcgagtggttcgagaatagaatcctgaacttgcgagttttttaacacacgagaagtaaaatacatttgcacccgagtgtaacacaaaacttttctcctcactatagcgaggaaactacaacgcaaaaaatgcgtttatcactgctttcagtagttccacaggtggtaaatcatctttattactagattcacctacttttataaattttaaagcagttaatttgactttattcaaggtcaaattactttacccactagtggataaaatgcgtttttacccgctggtattaaaggacaaaacacgtgtttccgagctagtgaggggaaaatgtaatTTACCTTGAGCTACAGTTGTGGCTAGGAAACTGAAGATTCCACTAATGACCATGGAACCAAAAGCAAGCCATCGGCGTCCCAAtctaaaaacaaacaataaaatgaCATATCAGAGtatgtataaattaatataaattaataaattctcGAATTTTAAAGAGGAAACTCAAATAATCGGAGATGGAAATAATGCTACAGATAGATTACATATACCAAATGCTACAGATAAAGATATAACTAGAAATGAAAACAGTACTCACATATCTAACACAGAAATGAGTAGAACATCAGCAGGAAACTCAGTAGCAGTGGCCACGGTGAACGTCAAAAACATGTCCAGCCCCAAAGACCCCACATTCCTGACATGACCATCGAAAACCATGGCGGTACAGCACCAGATCAGAACAAGCAGTATACTGTGTTTACGGAGACGGGGGGTCTTGAAGAGATCCAATGCTGAATAGTTTTTGGTCTCTTGTTCGGATTTTGCAAGTTCTGCTGCTGTTTCCTGTAATTAAGAGAAGTAACTTCATGAAAGGTCATTATTATTCTTAGCCCCGTGtggtaacgggttaagaatttctccaccccctttcttcccgtgggtgtcgtagaagtcgactctgggatatgggttaaattgtggcgtaggcgagaggctggcaacctgtcactgcaatgtcacaatttggatttctttcaaccaaGAATAACATTAAAACAAACTTACTCTGAATTCCTTGATTATATCATCTGGCAACTTCTTTCCGTTGACTTTTCCACATTTCTGTAGAATTTTGATCGATTCTTCAATACGTCCTTGAGATATTAACCATCTGAAATAGATTAAACCCATTTAGTGGGGTACATATTATCACAAATCATAACGTACCGACAAATTCCTGACTACAGGTAAGTACCTCATATAAGCTAATATTACGTTTTGGCGAACGTATTTTTAGTAGCGTTTTATGTATTTCCTGCAGactctaaataaaatgttccaGACAGCCATATCCTCCCCTCAGGGGAATTACAATCTTAAAGCATCAGTATCCAGGTTACAGATAAGggtaatatattttaaaagatAGGTACCTGGTACCTGTCGGTCTCCGATACACGATGTAAAAACAGCAAGCGCAAATGACATGCTTATCACGATATACATGCCAATCCGTCACTCCTAATGCTATAGGTAGTAGACAGGAAGCAAGTATGAACAATCTAAAGATTATTCCAAAAATAATCCCTCAGACACCAAGTGAAAAGTCAGCCAAAGATTATTTACTATTTAAAACTTACCTAGCGCTCTCCAGCGCCAAACACGGTGTAAAAACAGCCAACACCAGGGCACGTTTATGACCAACGTGTATACACACCAGTCTGCCACTCCCAAAGCTATCCCAGGTAGCAGACAGGCAGCGAGAATGATCAGCCTAAAGATTACTCCAAAGACTAAGTATATTTACCACATCAAAATAACATTCCGTTCACTTCTCATATCCAACTCAGTGGAAAGTCACCCAGCCATTTCACAGTTAGACTTACCTAGCGCTTTCCGGTACCAAACACGGTGTAAAAACAGCCAATACCAGTGGCACGCTTATGACCAGGGTATAAATGCGCCAGTCTGCCACTCCCAAAGCTATCCAAGGTAGCAGACAGGCGGCGAACGTGAAGTAGACAGCAATGGACATGTTGGAGACGAACGTGCGCCATTTTAGACCCACATACTCTATGGCTGAAACAATATTTGCATTTCGAGCTTCATAATTATCAGCCCTTTaccgcccactgctgagcataggcctctcttctagtacaccacttctcccggtccttaGCTAGTCTCATttagttgtgacccgcaattttccgcgtgtcgtcgacccaacgagccaacggatgctaGGATGCCGAACATTGCACTTGCTGTATTAATTTCTTTTCATcaaatttgctgtttaaaggtatcatatCCATTACTCCCTCGggaacaaaatagtacattattatcGCGATCGCAGGTTCGCGATGGCTACTAATGCCAAGTTTTAGTGGAAAAGGGTCAGGGCGATTTCAATTCTCTCCCAGCTCTGCCCTTTCACCTGCCTTTCACTGCCCTaccggtggaaaaccacctttaTGCTTcccattttatcacttatccacgtggacaagacatctgtcactctcacactgacatacttgccaaagcgtgacggatgctttatccacatagataagtgataaaattggaagcataatactcCAGCAGGAAATTGAGGGTCGATTCTGAACGAATTTCGTACAGGACCAGAACAATTGTGTCGTCATTTGGCAATAAAagactgatgatgatgattgtaatGATGATAAGGATAAATAACATTGGACTTACCAACAATATACATCACCATAAAGCAGTTGTCATAAGCCAGTCCGACCAAGAACCGACACAAGCAGAAGGACCAGAAGGAGTTGGTAAACGCTGTTCCAACTCCGGCTACGAAACCGATCATATTCGTCCCTGAAACAAAACATTCAAAAATCATGGGTGTCAAAGTTTTtaatcatatcctcatttaattaaatcataTTTAAAGAAGTTACCACTGGAGGCTTTCAAGAAGAAAATGTATGCTTGGCTAACAGATATGTGTTTCTATAGTCTTAACGAATATTTCTAAAGTAGGTactcataattaatttaagttTGTATTTTGTCCTGCATGATAAGATGTGTACCTACTATTGCATACCTTACACTGGTAGAAAATGCATATACCTACTATGTAATACGACCATCTATATAACCTGTTTTCatacaataaatacatattactttactttactttaattTACATTATTTAGTTTAAGATTAAGATTGAGTCCAAAAACCTGATTTCCAAGATTCTGATATTTTTGTGTTTGTTCAGCTGAATAACAAAGACTCTGATGGTAAAAAAAACCTATTTAGTATGAAACATTTAGTTTCCGTCACAAGTGCAAAATATGCTCCAACTATAACTTTACGCAATAgaacataataattttctcctcactagctcggaaacacgtgttttgtcgtttaataccagcgggtaaaaacgcattttatccactagtgggtaaagtaatttgaccttgaatgaagtcaaattaactgctttaatattgataaaaataggtgaatcaagtaataaagatgatttaccacccgtggaactactggaagcagtgataaacgcattttttgcgctgtagtttcctcgctatagtgaggtgaaaagttttgtgttacactcgggtgcaaatgtattttacttctcgtgtgttaaaatataactttggccgcttgtataacaaataactattgacaCATCTTTATTTGTATGGAAGCGCAGTCGATTATGGGTAGAATGATGCCAAAAACTCCAGGATTCATGAGAATCAGaatatactttttttaaacgtcCGCCATTATAAACAAATTGGACATAAGTGGGATAGTCCAGAAATAGTGCGTACTAACCGACCAGCGCTGGAACTCTCCCATATTTGTCAGCAATCCACCCGAACAACAGACCACCGACAATGGCTCCACAGAAGAATATAGACTGTGCTGTCGCTCCCTTATTGTCCTCGTCACACACCCAGTTCAGCTGCATGGCAGAAAGAGAAGAAAGAATTTAGATAACAATTTGAAATTTtagcgggttcgaaccccggctcgcatctATTAGTTTTTCGGgattatgtgcgaaatgtcacttgatatttgccagtcgcttttcggtaaaggaaaacatcgtgagaaaaccggactaagtaattccaataaggtctagtttacccttcgggttagaaggtcagatcagatggcagtcgctttcgtaaaactacctagtgcctacgcaaaatcttgttgtcaaagcggaccttaGGCTCTGGTGAGTATTAAAATAGAATATACCTACCTGCGTGGCAATAGTTTCATAAGGTACATCGGTGAAATTGTACTCCCATTGTTTCTCACAATTCTTTATCGGCCATTTTGGATCGGGCTCAAAGACGCCATCTTGAATTACTTTCGTCCAATCCGCGTCGTACACTTGGCATTTGTGGTATTTATCGTCTACAATAGGTATCGATAGATGTCGCCTGGGAAAGAAaacaccttcaaatcaagagtgaacaggcatcttctgggcgagctcactccatcgtaggccacgtctttgcctttggatagtctgtggctaagagtaaggccatttataattaataatcaaacgaacttacctgtgaagtttgattacaattatacgagtatccaaatccgagacaacaaatattatttactatgcagcacacggaatcgtaccgtccaaagtcacacatttcagagatataaaatttaaaaaacaagttctcgccatgcatacctactaccttcaacatagcccagcgccctgcggcgtaaacccatcattattttagagtagatctttttgtgtcgtgaaaccattttattgttattttcggggatgggggcgggactttgttgtctcggatttggatactcgtataattgtaatcaaacttcacaggtaagttcgtttgattattaattatacttcctatccaaatccgagacaacaaatattatttactatgcagatgttcagagccttgcatgtcaatacaaatactgaatgcgaaaataaaataaagtatggacatcaaaatatgatatagtgttaaatttcgtatgagtacctacttaatggtaggtattaagtatctgatgatgtgacgtcatgatgacgtcatcaagcaaattaaaagttattcctattatttaaagttaagttattcctattattttatataataacctattgaaaatgttataattatattaagcttTAACTTATGAATGTTTTTGATATTCCCTGGTTATGGTAACACTGATTAGTTTGCAATTTCTAAGGTCTTAGAACGGCGCTTTTTggcttttaatgaaatgtttttaaattagtattaattacgttttaaagtcaaggtcattatagtttcatcagttttcatttaaggtttttctGATGTACAAGAAATCTCATGTAAAATTATGCGTAGCAACAAATTCCCTTTTGTGCATTGGCAATGCAAGCAATAAGTATACGCAgttacaatgttttatttatattccaaggtgaattaaaagtcaaattcaattactatgcaattaaaaagtaagtccatacaatgccttagtatactactttctaaatattgttttaaaacgtcatatcactttgttcatataacataagtaacctggtaagtattatattaatttatatagatgCCAACAAAAAAGGCTCCTATACTTAAAAAGGAAGAAGTAAACTTAGCTAGTTACTAGTTTAATACTTAAACAAgtattatgtaattattgccgatgttttgaggacaaactatacaacattcaattttaacatctgattgtaaagttgtaaagaaggcaaatgagcagacagatcGCTATCACCCATGAACACCAAAAACCTGAAGCATTagaagttttttaaaggtgtgt contains:
- the LOC125240184 gene encoding carcinine transporter-like: MESHEKVVTTMEMAEPKKRVKDFDDLLPLVGEFGWYQRLLFLMMIPYAFFFAFVYFGQIFMTLVPEQHWCYVEELRNLTVEGRRHLSIPIVDDKYHKCQVYDADWTKVIQDGVFEPDPKWPIKNCEKQWEYNFTDVPYETIATQLNWVCDEDNKGATAQSIFFCGAIVGGLLFGWIADKYGRVPALVGTNMIGFVAGVGTAFTNSFWSFCLCRFLVGLAYDNCFMVMYIVAIEYVGLKWRTFVSNMSIAVYFTFAACLLPWIALGVADWRIYTLVISVPLVLAVFTPCLVPESARWLISQGRIEESIKILQKCGKVNGKKLPDDIIKEFRETAAELAKSEQETKNYSALDLFKTPRLRKHSILLVLIWCCTAMVFDGHVRNVGSLGLDMFLTFTVATATEFPADVLLISVLDILGRRWLAFGSMVISGIFSFLATTVAQGIPSASLAIVGRFAVNISYNIGMQYAAELLPTVVRAQGLALIHIMGYVATILVPYIVYMATIAVEIPLLILGALGIIGGTLCLFLPESMGKTMPQTIEEGENYGREQKFWDFPCCGSFHRNFAKRL